The DNA region CGCGACCTCCGCCGCCTTCTCGCTGCTGATCTCGTTCAACGACGTCATCGTCTCGTCGCTGATCGCCGGGGCGCGCTGGATCACCTTTCCGGTGCGCCTGTTCGCCCAGCTCCGCAGCGAGGGCGTCGATCCGATCACGCTCGCCATCGGCGCCACCATCATCGCCGTGATCCTTCTCGCGGCCATTGTCGGCGAGTACGCCCTCAAATGGTCGCGCCATCTGTGAGACATGCCATGACCGCCGATTATCCCTATCTCGCCCGCATGCCGAAATTCGAGAAGGACGGCATCCCGTCGCTGACCGGCTTCCGCCGCGAGAGCATTGCCCGCTCGGTGGTGCTGGCCGTCCGCGATCCGCTGGTTGTCGGCGAAGGCGCCGGCGAGGACCAGATCGCCTCCGAGCTTGACGATGCAAAGCTCGTCGCCCGCACCGGCCTCTTCACCACACTAACCGGCACATATCGCGGCGTGCCGATCTCCGTCGTGCTCGGCGGCTCAGGCTCGCCCGAGGCGGAACTCGCGCTGATGGATCTGTTCAACTACACGGATTGCGACACGGTGATCCGCATCGGCGGCTGCGGCGGCTGGGGCCGGAATGTCCGTGTCGGCGACGTCGTCATCTCCTCCGGCGCCGTGCGTGACGAGGGCATGACCAAGGCGCATGTGAAGGCCGAATACCCGGCGGTCGCCGACTACCGCGTCGTGGCCGCCATGGTCGCCGAGGCCGAAGCGCTGGGCGCGCCGCATCATGTGGGCGTCACGCGCTCGGGCGACAGTGAATATACCGGCTGGGGCAAGCCCGGACCGGGCGGCTATCTGCAGGAGGAACACAAGCAGATCATCGATTACTGGCACCGCGCCGGTATCCTGAATACCGACCGCGAGAGTGCGGCCGTGCTGACCCTCGCTGCCCTCTATGGCCGACGTGGCGGCTCAGTCTGCTCGGTCGGCGACAATGTCGTCACTGGCGAGGATCACCGCTCGGGCTCCGGGCAGAACTATGCGATCCGCGTCGGACTCGGGGCGCTGGCACGGCTCGCGGCATGACGCAGACCCTGCCCCCACAACTCGAGATCGACGGCGTCTCCAAGCGCTTCGGCGAGACCGAGGTGCTGAAGGACATATCGCTCGCTATTCCGAAGGGCGCGTTCCTGGCGCTGCTCGGCCCGTCGGGCTGCGGCAAGTCCACGCTGCTCAAGATCATCGCCGGGCTGGAAGATGCCTCGGGCGGCACGATTCGTCTCGCCGGCCAGCCGCTCGACGGAATGCCGGCCTATAAGCGCGACATCGGCGTCGTCTTCCAGAGCTATGCGCTCTTCCCGCATATGAGCGTTCGCGAGAACGTCCGCTTCGGGCTCGACATGCGCGGCCTCGGCAAGGCGGAATCGGCCGCTCGCGTCGACGAGGCGCTGGAACTGGTCAAGCTTGCCGGCTATGGCGGGCGCATGCCGTCCGAGCTTTCCGGCGGCCAACAGCAGCGCGTCGCCATCGCCCGCTCCCTCGCCATCCGCCCCCGCCTGCTCCTGCTCGACGAACCGCTTTCCAACCTTGACGCCGTGTTGCGGAAAAGCGTGCGTGTCGATATTCGCGAATTGCATGATCGCGTCGGCACGACCACGGTGATGGTGACACATGATCAGGAAGAAGCGATGAGCATGGCCGATACCGTGGCCGTCATGGCGGAGGGGCGCATCGTGCAGCTCGGCACGCCCGAGGCGATCTATGAGCAACCGGCGACGCGCTTTGTCGGCGGCTTCGTTGGCAACCCGCCAGCCTCGCTTTTGCCGCTGATGCAGCGTTTCGAAGGAGGCTGGCGCTTCGGCGAAACCGAGTGGCGGCCGGAGCCGCCGATCGCGGCGCGGCTCCAAGATATTCGCCGTCTCGAAATCATCGTCGGCCTCCGGCCCGAGCGCATCCAGATCGTCGCTGCGGAGGCTCCCGGCGCAATATCGGCCGAGATGCGATCGTCGGAATATCTCGGCGGCCAGCGGCTCGTTCATGCCGAGGTCGCGGGCGAGCGCGTTTCCGTCCTGACCGGCAGCGCTATCCCAAAGACGGGCGAGCGCATCGGCCTGCTGCCGGAACCGGATTCGGTCATGCTGTTCGACGCCGAGACGGGGGAGAGGCTCGACCCATGACCGAGCCGCGCATCTACTGCCTCGGCACGCTGGTGCTCGACCGCGTGATCGAGATCGACCGCCTGCCCGGCCCCGACGACAAGGTGTTCGTCAAGGCGAAGCGCGAGGCCGCCGGAGGGCCGGCCCGCAACGTCGCGGCTGCCCTCGCGATTTGGGGCAATCCGGTGTCGATCGCCTCGGCGGTCGGCGACGATTTGATCGGCCGCCATCTCCTGGCGCGCCTCGGCGAAGCCGGTATCGACGCGTCGGAAACCCGCCTCGTCGCCGGCTTCGAGACCGCGACGACCATCATCCTCGTCGACAGTGCCGGCGAGCGCGCCATCGTCATCGATCCGGTTCCGGACGAGATATTGCAGGCGATCGGTGCCGATCTCGCGCCGCAGCCGGGCGACGCGGTTGTCAGCAACCTCTATCACCGGACCGCAACCGCCGAAGCGCTCGGCCGCACCCGGCAAGGTGGCGCGCTGACATTGCTCGACCTCGAATGGCCGGAAATCGACCGCTGGGGCTGGGAAGCCGCGAGTGAAGCGGCCAGCGAGGCCAGTGTCGTGGCCACCAACAGCCAGGTGTTGCGCGCTTTCGCCGAGCGGGAAGGCATGGAGCCGAATCTTGAAGCGGCCTGGGCGCTGGCGCAGACGCTGAAGCCGGCGGGCGACCGGGTGTGTGTGACGCTGGGAGCCGGCGGCGTTCTGGCGCGGGAGGGTTCGCGCCGACTGTTCGTCCCGGCTCTTTCCATCCAGCCGCGCGACACAACCGGCGCCGGCGACCGCTTCCTCGCCGCCCTCACCCGCGCGCTGCTCGTCGGCTCCGCCTTTGAACGCGCGCTCCGTCTCGCCACAGCCGCGGCCGGCTTGCACATCGCCGGCGAGCCGCACGATTGGGGTGACGTCGAGAATAGGGCGGGGAGTCTGGAGGCGTTGATCGTCGAGGCGTGATCGCCAGACCAGCACGCTGCCCGGCAAGGACAGCAAGACTTCTGAAAACGCACTGCGGAACTCGCCAAGGAGCTTTTGATGCCTGCCGCCTTTCCCTCGTCCCGCCGCTGGCTTGACCTCACCACGGTCGAGGCCGCAGCCTTGCCGCCGGAGACGGTGGCTCTGCTGCCGGTCACGGCCGTCGAGCAGCATGGGCCGCATCTGCCGCTCGGAACCGACGCCTATATCAACCGCGGCATCATCGGCCGCGCGCTGGAACTGTTGCCACCGGAGGTTCCGTTCCTCGTGCTGCCGGAGCAGACGGTCGGCACGTCGGAGGAGCATCTCGATTTCGCCGGCAGCCTGTCGCATCGGCCGGGCCGGTTGATCGATATCTGGACTGACGTTCTCGCCTGCGTCTGCAATACGCCGGTGCGCCGGCTGATTCTCTTCAACAGCCATGGCGGCCAGACCGGCCTGCTGGCGCCGACCGCGCTGGATCTGCGCGTGCGCTTCGGCCTCCTCGTCGCTTATGCGAGCTGGTTCGACGCCGGCTATCCGGAGGGTCTCTTCACCGACGAGGAGGTCCGCTACGGCCTCCACGGCGGAACGATCGAGACCAGCCTGATGATGCATCTCCATCCGGAGCTTGTCCGCAGCGACAATCTCGCCGATTTCCCGTCCAGCGCCATCGAGCTCGACAGGCTGACGCGGCATCTTTCCGCCAATCCGGGCTATGGCCGCCTCGGCGGCTTCGGCTGGAAATCGGCCGACCTCCAGCCAAGCGGTGTCACCGGCAACGCCGCGGCCGCCACGGCGGACGCGGGACGCAAGCTGCTCGACCATCTAGGCGCCAGCCTCGCCGCTATGATCGAGGACATGGCGGCGGCGACGCGCTTCATCGAGGGCGCCTGAGGCGGTCAGCCTTATGAGCCGTCCGCACCCATAAGCCCCTTGGCGCGCGCGACACGCTGCGTGAGGATCGTCACGCGCTCCGGCCCCGGATCAAGGCCGGCATGGAGCCAACTGCCGCCGACGGCAGCGACGTTCTTGAGTGCGCCATAGGCGGCAAGCTGCGCCTCGCCGATGCCGCCCGTCGGCACGAAGCGCATGGCGGGAAAGACATTCGCATAATCGCGCAGGATCGCCGGCGCGCCGTTCGGCTCCGCCGGATAGAACTTGACGAGGCGGAGGCCGAGTTCGGCGGCGGCCATGACCTCGCTCGCCGTCTGCACGCCTGCGATCAGCGGCAGCGGCACGGTGCGTGACGCCGCCGCCAGCGCCGGGGTCAGGCCCGGACTGATCATCAGATCGGCGCCCGCCTCGACGGCCTGCCGGCAGAGATCCGCCGTGACGATCGTGCCAGCGGCGAGCAGCATTTCGGGATGCCGGGCGCGGCAGCGGACCAGCGCCTTGGGTGCGTCCGCGTTGCGAAACAGGATCTCCACCGTCTCCACGCCCGCCGCCGCCAGATCATCGACCAGCGCCACCGCCCCCTCGACATCGCCGACCGAGACGATCGCGACAATCCGCGCCGCCGCCAGCCGCTCCAGAACATCACTCATTTCGCCCTCTCCAACAGAAACGCCTCGACTTCCGCCCGGCTGGGCGCGCCACGCGGCCCGCCATGACGGGTGCATTTGATCGCCGCCGCCGCGCTCGCAAAGCGCAGCGCGCCTTCCAGCGACAGTCCATCGGCGAGACCGACCGCGAACGCGCCATGGAAAACATCGCCGGCCGCATTGGTGTCGACCGCCTCGATCGCGAAGGCCGGCATGAATCGCACTGCGCCGTCGCCGGGTTCCCAGAAGGCGCAGCCGGCTTCGCCGCCGGTGACGATCACGGTTGATCCGAACCGTCCCGCCAGTCCCCTCGCCGCTGCCTCGAGCTCGTTGGCGCCCGTCAGAATCGCCGCTCCGGCGAGCGAGGCGGCGATGTGGCTGGCGCATGGGGCCAGATCAGCGAGAATTTCAGCCTTGCCGACATCGAGATCGAGAATGCCCGGCACGCCGGCCTCGCGGGCGGCGTCAAGCGCGAGGCCAGCAGCCGCCGGCCAGCGCACATCGGCAAGTACCGCCGCGAAGGCGGCTTCGGCGATCGGCGGCACCAGCGTGGGCGCATCCATCAGCGCCGGCGCATAGAAAGGCACAACGATGCGCTCTCCATCGGCCGCAACCAGGATCGAGGCCGTTGCCGACAGGATGCCGGGGATGCGGCGAACATGGCTCGCGTCGACGCCTTCCTTCACGATCTCGCCGACGAGGAAGTCGCCGATGCCATCATCGCCGGCCGAAGCCCAGAGCCCAACGCACCGGCCGAGCCGCGCAACGGCGATCGCCGCGCTCGTCGCCATGCCGGCCGCCACCATCGTCGCCCCTTGCGCCATATACTTGCCCGGCCCCGCCGGCAGCGCCGGCAGTTGGAACATCAGATCGCAGGTGAAGGCGCCGACGCTCAGGATCGGGCGGCCATCAGCCCCCTTCCCGTCCCGCTCCGGCGCGAGCGAAGCCCGCGGCCCGGCTGGCCGCTGCGATGCCGTCATATCCCGCTCCTCACCCTTGCGCCGATGCCGTCAGCACCCTCCCCGCGCGCCCGGACTATGCCCGCAGGCCGACAATCCAGTCGAGCCCCGAAATGGCCGCGCCGCCTGCCAGCTGGGCGGCCAGAACAAATCTTGGGAAGAAGACTGCGCTTACAAACCGCTTTACTAAACCGCTTGCGCACTCTAATTTTCGGTCACGGAGGCTTTTTCATGTCGACGATCCAGGACGTGGCCCGCGAGGCTGGCGTATCGACGACGACCGTCTCGCGTCATCTGAACGGCCGCATCGAGCTGCCGACGGAGACGGCGGCGCGCGTCGATGCGGCGGTGGCGCGCCTTCAATATCGCCCAAACCTCCTCGCCAAGCGCCTGAGCCTCGGTACAAGCGAGACGATCGGCCTGATGGCGCCCGAGATTGCCAATCCATTCTTCGCGGAGCTGGCGGCGGCGGCTCAGGACGAGGCCGACCAGCAGGGCTTCGCCGTGCTGATGTCGAGCACGCGCGGCAGCGTCGAGCGCGAGGTGGCGGCGCTCTCGCGCCTTCGCGATCGGCATGTCGATGGCCTGCTCGTCCTTACCAACCGCGTTGACGACGGCACGCTGGCCCGCGCCATTTCCGCCGTCCCCAATGTCGTTCTGCTCGACGAGGACGTACCCGGCGCCGAGGTACCGCGCGTCTTTGCCGAAAACGAGGTCGGCGCCTATCTGGCGACGCGCCACCTGATCGAGAACGGTCATCGCCGCATCGCGCATGTCGGCGGCCCCGAGGGCCTGTTCTCGACGCGCGAGCGCCTTGCCGGCTTCCGCAGAGCGCTGGCCGAGGCGGGACTTGCCGAGGCGGCCGTCCATCTCGGCGCGTATTCGCGCGAGCATGGCGCCGCATCCGCCGAGCGGCTTCTCGGCTCGTCCGGCTCGCCCACTGCGATTTTCGCCGGCAGCGATTTCATCGCCATTGGCCTGATGCGAGCGGCGCGCGGCATGGGCACCCGCGTGCCCGCCGACGTGTCGCTGGTCGGCTTCGACGACATGCCGTTCTCGCAATTGCTCGACCCGGCGCTCACTACGGTGCGCCAGCCCGCCGCCGAGATCGGCCGCGTCGGCGTCCGGCAATTGCTGCGCCTCATCAACAAGCAAGCCGCCGATCCGGTGACGCGGCTCGCCGTCGAACTCGTCGAGCGGCAATCCGTCGCCCGGCGCCATGCAGGAGACTGACGCGCGGACGAACGATCCGCGCGGGACAGTCGCAATCAGAGGGAAAGATAATGTCGAAGACACTATGGAAGAGCCTTGCGGTCGCCGCGCTGGTCGGCCTCCTCGCGGCACCGGCGGTCGCTGAAGACATGAGCGCTGTCTATGTCATGAGCGACAATCTCGGCGATCACGGCTTCAACGACAGCGCCGCCGAGGGCTTCCACCGCGCCGAGAAGGAAGGCGTCAAGGTGCGCCTGCTGCAGGCTTCGCCGAGCGATCCGGGCCTATGGCGCCAGAACCTCGAGGCCGTGTCGAATGCCGGCAACTGGAAGGTCATCTTCACGGGCCCGAACATGCACGACAACCTCGCCGCCGTGGCGCCGCAGCATCCCGACCAGAAATACGTCTTCTTCGACGACGAACTGGCCGCCCCGAACGTCCTTTCGGTGAAATATGCGCAGAACGAGGGCTCCTACCTCGCCGGCGCGTTGGCAGCAGCCGCGGCCGGAGACAAGGCGACTTTCCCGCTTTCGACCGGCGAAAAGAAGATCGCGATCGTTGCCGGCATGGATCTCCCGGTGATCCAGGACTTCATCGTCGGCTTCAAGCAGGGCGCAGCAGCGATCGACCCGGCGACCGAAGTGCAGGTGATCTTCATCGGCTCGTTCAACGACGCGCAGAAGGCCTATGACCTCACCAAGGGCGCGATCGAGAATGGCGCCAATGTCGTCTACAACGTCGCCGGCCCCGCCGGTCTCGGCATTCTCAAGGCTGCCGCCGACCTCGACCGCTATGCGATCGGCGTCGATTCCAACCAGAACGATCTGCACCCGAAGAACATCCTCGCCTCCATGCTGAAGCAAATCGGCAATTCGATCTATGATTCCATCGGTCAGGTGAAAGCCGGCACGGCGCCCTTCGGCACGCTGGTCATCTATGGCCTGAAGAATGACGGCGTCGGCCTCGTCTACAACGATGCGCTGGTGCCGGACGCTGTCCGCGCCAAGATCGACGCCGTCAAGGCGAAGGTCGTCGCGGGCGAGGTAAGCGTCGATTCGGCGTTCAAGAAATAGGGTCTTTCACCTCTCCGTGGACCTTGAACCCGCCCCTGGAGGGCGGGTTCATGCAGAGCCCGTTGCAAGCGACCAGACCTTGATTCATCTGTTCTGTCGACTGGACCACCACATGCCTCCCGCGCCACCCTTCCTGACGCTCTCCGCCATCGCCAAGCGTTTCGGCGACAAGGTGGCGCTGGAGCATGTCGATCTTTCTGTGGCTGCAGGCGAGGTCCATGTCGTCGCCGGCGAGAATGGCGCCGGCAAGTCGACGCTGATGAACATCCTCGTCGGCATCCACCAGCCGAGCGGCGGCACGATGGCGCTCCGGGGCGAGACGATCACCGTGCCCGACCCGATCGCGGCGAGCCGCCTCGGGATCGGCATGGTGCATCAGCATTTCATGCTCGTGCCGTCGATGAGCGTAGCGGAGAACCTCTTCCTCGGCCGCCAGCCGCGCCGGTTCGGCCTTTTGACGGACCGCGCGGGCATGCGGCGCCGCGCCGCCGAACTCGTCGAGCGCTATGGCTTCCGGCTCGATGTCGACGCCCCGGTGGGAACGCTCTCCGTCGGACAGCGCCAGCGCGTCGAGATATTGAAAGCGCTGGCCTTCGACGCCGAACTCCTGATCCTCGACGAGCCGACCGCCGTGCTGACCCCGCCCGAGGTCGACGAACTGCTGGTCATCATCGACGCCCTGCGCGCTCGTGGCCGCACCGTCCTTTTCATCACCCACAAGCTGCGCGAGGTGAAGGAAGTCTCCGACCGCGTCACGGTGCTGCGGCTCGGCAAGAGCATCGGCACGCATCGGACCGCCGATATTTCCGAGCGCGAAATTGCCCGCGAGATGGTCGGCCGCGACGTCTTCCTCGTCGGCCGCAAGGATGACGGCAAGGCGCGCAGCTTCGGCACCCCTGCCCTTTCGCTTTCCGGCGTGACGATGACCGAAGCGCATGGGAGGCGTCGGCTTGATTCCGTCTCGCTGGACGTGCGGGCCGGCGAGATCGTTGGAATTGCCGGCGTCGACGGCAATGGCCAGACCGAACTCGCCGAGGCGATCGTCGGGCTGATGCCGATCCAGGCCGGGCGTATCGCTATCAATGGCCACGACGTCGGCGCCGTCGATGTCTCCGGCCGCTATGCCGCCGGGCTCGGCTTCATCCCGGAGGACCGGCTAGACCGCGGCCTTTCCGCCACCATGTCGATCGCCGAGAATGTCGCGGCGACGAATTACGAACGCGCCGGCCTCGTCCGGCATGGCCTCGTCTCGACCGCGCGGCGCGACGCGTTCGCCTCAGCCAAGATCAGTGAATTCGACGTGCGCGGCGCCAAGCCCTCGATCCCCGTCGGCTGGCTTTCGGGCGGCAATATGCAGAAGGTCGTGATCGCGCGCGAACTCGCCCGCTCGCCCAAGGTGCTCGTCGTCGCCCAACCAACGCGCGGGCTCGATATCGGCGCTTCGGAATTCGTTTATGCGCGGCTGATGGCGGCGGCCGATTCCGGCTGCGCCGTTCTGCTCATCTCCTCAGAGCTATCCGAGGTGTTCGCGCTCTCCGACCGCATCGGCGTGATGTATTCCGGCCGCCTCGTCCATGTCTTCGATCGCAAGGACGCCGACGAGACGCGGATCGGCTATCTGATGAATGGCGGCAAGCCGCACGAGATGGGAGAGGCTGCGTAATGGAAGCGCTCGCCAATCTCCTCCGCCCGCTCCGCGCGCCACTCGGCGCCATCGCGCTCACGCTCGGGCTCGGATTCCTGCTGGTCGCGGCCATCAACGACCAGCCGGTCGCGGCCTTCCGCGAACTGCTGTTCGCCAATTTCGATTCGCTTGGCAATTTCGCCCTGTTTCTCAACCGGGCCACGCCGATCGCGCTGATCGCGCTTGGTGTGGTCTTCGCCTTCCGCGCCGGCTTCTTCAATGCCGGTGGCGAGGGCCAGCTCTATCTCGGCGCCATGGCAGCGACACTCACCGCCCTAGCTCTCCCCGGCCTGCCCGGCTTCCTGTTGCTGCCGCTCACCGTCCTCGCCGGCATCGCCGCGGGTGCCGCCTGGGGCTGGATCCCCGCGGTCCTGAAGGTCCGCCTCGAAGTCGACGAGGTGGTGACGACGTTGATGCTCAATTTCGTCGCGCTGCTGATCACCTCCTACATCGTCA from Kaistia algarum includes:
- a CDS encoding nucleoside phosphorylase; the protein is MTADYPYLARMPKFEKDGIPSLTGFRRESIARSVVLAVRDPLVVGEGAGEDQIASELDDAKLVARTGLFTTLTGTYRGVPISVVLGGSGSPEAELALMDLFNYTDCDTVIRIGGCGGWGRNVRVGDVVISSGAVRDEGMTKAHVKAEYPAVADYRVVAAMVAEAEALGAPHHVGVTRSGDSEYTGWGKPGPGGYLQEEHKQIIDYWHRAGILNTDRESAAVLTLAALYGRRGGSVCSVGDNVVTGEDHRSGSGQNYAIRVGLGALARLAA
- a CDS encoding ABC transporter ATP-binding protein; the protein is MTQTLPPQLEIDGVSKRFGETEVLKDISLAIPKGAFLALLGPSGCGKSTLLKIIAGLEDASGGTIRLAGQPLDGMPAYKRDIGVVFQSYALFPHMSVRENVRFGLDMRGLGKAESAARVDEALELVKLAGYGGRMPSELSGGQQQRVAIARSLAIRPRLLLLDEPLSNLDAVLRKSVRVDIRELHDRVGTTTVMVTHDQEEAMSMADTVAVMAEGRIVQLGTPEAIYEQPATRFVGGFVGNPPASLLPLMQRFEGGWRFGETEWRPEPPIAARLQDIRRLEIIVGLRPERIQIVAAEAPGAISAEMRSSEYLGGQRLVHAEVAGERVSVLTGSAIPKTGERIGLLPEPDSVMLFDAETGERLDP
- a CDS encoding carbohydrate kinase family protein, whose protein sequence is MTEPRIYCLGTLVLDRVIEIDRLPGPDDKVFVKAKREAAGGPARNVAAALAIWGNPVSIASAVGDDLIGRHLLARLGEAGIDASETRLVAGFETATTIILVDSAGERAIVIDPVPDEILQAIGADLAPQPGDAVVSNLYHRTATAEALGRTRQGGALTLLDLEWPEIDRWGWEAASEAASEASVVATNSQVLRAFAEREGMEPNLEAAWALAQTLKPAGDRVCVTLGAGGVLAREGSRRLFVPALSIQPRDTTGAGDRFLAALTRALLVGSAFERALRLATAAAGLHIAGEPHDWGDVENRAGSLEALIVEA
- a CDS encoding creatininase family protein codes for the protein MPAAFPSSRRWLDLTTVEAAALPPETVALLPVTAVEQHGPHLPLGTDAYINRGIIGRALELLPPEVPFLVLPEQTVGTSEEHLDFAGSLSHRPGRLIDIWTDVLACVCNTPVRRLILFNSHGGQTGLLAPTALDLRVRFGLLVAYASWFDAGYPEGLFTDEEVRYGLHGGTIETSLMMHLHPELVRSDNLADFPSSAIELDRLTRHLSANPGYGRLGGFGWKSADLQPSGVTGNAAAATADAGRKLLDHLGASLAAMIEDMAAATRFIEGA
- the eda gene encoding bifunctional 4-hydroxy-2-oxoglutarate aldolase/2-dehydro-3-deoxy-phosphogluconate aldolase, whose amino-acid sequence is MSDVLERLAAARIVAIVSVGDVEGAVALVDDLAAAGVETVEILFRNADAPKALVRCRARHPEMLLAAGTIVTADLCRQAVEAGADLMISPGLTPALAAASRTVPLPLIAGVQTASEVMAAAELGLRLVKFYPAEPNGAPAILRDYANVFPAMRFVPTGGIGEAQLAAYGALKNVAAVGGSWLHAGLDPGPERVTILTQRVARAKGLMGADGS
- a CDS encoding PfkB family carbohydrate kinase — protein: MTASQRPAGPRASLAPERDGKGADGRPILSVGAFTCDLMFQLPALPAGPGKYMAQGATMVAAGMATSAAIAVARLGRCVGLWASAGDDGIGDFLVGEIVKEGVDASHVRRIPGILSATASILVAADGERIVVPFYAPALMDAPTLVPPIAEAAFAAVLADVRWPAAAGLALDAAREAGVPGILDLDVGKAEILADLAPCASHIAASLAGAAILTGANELEAAARGLAGRFGSTVIVTGGEAGCAFWEPGDGAVRFMPAFAIEAVDTNAAGDVFHGAFAVGLADGLSLEGALRFASAAAAIKCTRHGGPRGAPSRAEVEAFLLERAK
- a CDS encoding LacI family DNA-binding transcriptional regulator, giving the protein MSTIQDVAREAGVSTTTVSRHLNGRIELPTETAARVDAAVARLQYRPNLLAKRLSLGTSETIGLMAPEIANPFFAELAAAAQDEADQQGFAVLMSSTRGSVEREVAALSRLRDRHVDGLLVLTNRVDDGTLARAISAVPNVVLLDEDVPGAEVPRVFAENEVGAYLATRHLIENGHRRIAHVGGPEGLFSTRERLAGFRRALAEAGLAEAAVHLGAYSREHGAASAERLLGSSGSPTAIFAGSDFIAIGLMRAARGMGTRVPADVSLVGFDDMPFSQLLDPALTTVRQPAAEIGRVGVRQLLRLINKQAADPVTRLAVELVERQSVARRHAGD
- a CDS encoding BMP family lipoprotein, which translates into the protein MSKTLWKSLAVAALVGLLAAPAVAEDMSAVYVMSDNLGDHGFNDSAAEGFHRAEKEGVKVRLLQASPSDPGLWRQNLEAVSNAGNWKVIFTGPNMHDNLAAVAPQHPDQKYVFFDDELAAPNVLSVKYAQNEGSYLAGALAAAAAGDKATFPLSTGEKKIAIVAGMDLPVIQDFIVGFKQGAAAIDPATEVQVIFIGSFNDAQKAYDLTKGAIENGANVVYNVAGPAGLGILKAAADLDRYAIGVDSNQNDLHPKNILASMLKQIGNSIYDSIGQVKAGTAPFGTLVIYGLKNDGVGLVYNDALVPDAVRAKIDAVKAKVVAGEVSVDSAFKK
- a CDS encoding ABC transporter ATP-binding protein; amino-acid sequence: MPPAPPFLTLSAIAKRFGDKVALEHVDLSVAAGEVHVVAGENGAGKSTLMNILVGIHQPSGGTMALRGETITVPDPIAASRLGIGMVHQHFMLVPSMSVAENLFLGRQPRRFGLLTDRAGMRRRAAELVERYGFRLDVDAPVGTLSVGQRQRVEILKALAFDAELLILDEPTAVLTPPEVDELLVIIDALRARGRTVLFITHKLREVKEVSDRVTVLRLGKSIGTHRTADISEREIAREMVGRDVFLVGRKDDGKARSFGTPALSLSGVTMTEAHGRRRLDSVSLDVRAGEIVGIAGVDGNGQTELAEAIVGLMPIQAGRIAINGHDVGAVDVSGRYAAGLGFIPEDRLDRGLSATMSIAENVAATNYERAGLVRHGLVSTARRDAFASAKISEFDVRGAKPSIPVGWLSGGNMQKVVIARELARSPKVLVVAQPTRGLDIGASEFVYARLMAAADSGCAVLLISSELSEVFALSDRIGVMYSGRLVHVFDRKDADETRIGYLMNGGKPHEMGEAA